The genome window GGAAACGATCACTGTCGCGAATCACGGCCGTCACGCCGGGGAGGAGGAGCAGATCATGTCCGACGCGTTCACGGAGGGATCGAACGTAGGGCGACATCGGCATGGTTCGACCTTAGCTTCGCAGCACGATGCCGTCGGCAGAGAGGATCGGCGTTCGGCAGCCGGGCGGAACTCTGGATACGCTGCAGGATATGGGCAGAGTGGGCGCGCGTGTTCTCTCAGCGCTGGCTCGTTTCAGCGCGCAGCATCCGTGGTCCCACAATGATGCCTACGGCCCCTGGGTGCTGTGGCACGCACGCCGAACCCGCCGCGGCGGCTCTGCGGCCCTTGACGTCGGCTGCGGCACGGGGAACCTCGTCCGGAAGCTGGCGGGTGTCATGGGCGAAGTCACCGGTATCGAACAGGACACCGGAACGGCGGCACGAGCGCGCGCGAACCTCGCTCACATCGACAACGCCGACGTGCGCGAGGAGTCTTTCGACCTGAGTCCGGACGAGCAGCCGCGCTACGACCTCGTCTCGTTCGTCGCGGTGCTCCACCATCTGCCTCTCGAACCGGCACTCCGAGCCGCCCGCTCGGTGCTGCGGCCCGGCGGATGCCTCGTCATCGTCGGGCTCGCTCGGGAAACGCCGGCCGACCTGCCGCGGTCCCTGGCGTCGGTGTTCCTCAACGCGGCTGTCGGGGCCGTCCGTCATCCGCGACGCGCAGTGGCCGAACCGGAGAACATGACGGCGCCCACGGCGGAGCCGCTCGAGACGTTCGAGCAGATCGAGGCAGTGGCGCGGGATGTGCTCCCGGGCGTGAAGATGCGACGCCGTTTGTTCTGGCGCTACACGGCAGTCTGGGTGGCACCCGCGGCCGGTTTCGGCGCGACCGTCGGCTGACGCCCACTGACGGCGGCAGCCGCCGCGAACGCCCGCTCCCCTGCCCCCGCAGGTGAAGTGGCGGCCCGAGTTTGGGCCGGACAGGACATAGGCCGGGTTCGGTGCTCCGCGTAGCGTGCGGCCGTACCACCCACGCTAACGAAGGAGTCGCCATGGCCGGAGAACGAGACGACGAAGACAGGACCCCCACCCAGGACGACTTCGTGCTCGCGATCGAGAGCGGCCCGCTCGCCGAGGTCGAGATCGTGGAGGCGGACGACGGGTCGCATGTCGACCTCGCCGTCAACGCGGTCGCGGTCGATCCGGACACCGGCGAGCCGGTGCCGGTGAGCATCGCTCTGAACGCGGACGACTCCGCCTATGTCGTCGCGATCGCCGATGAGGAGTTCGTCGTGCCGCTCGGCGAGACGGCCGAGGAGTCGAGTCACCGTCGGTCGGGTCTCATCGGTGCGCTCCGCACGCTTCAGCAGCTCGCGCAGCGCGTCGAGGAGGAGACGAAGGGCATGGCGAAACGGCTGGCGGAGAAGTTCGAGCGGCGTGGAGCGAGGTGACGGGATCATGGAACTCTTCGGTATCGCATCGCTGGAGCGCTTCTTCCGCGAGGCCGCCGGTCTCGACGTCGACAAGGACGACCTGCGGCGCTTCGACGACTTCGTCAACGATCGGCTCTACGACCTCCTGCTGCGCGGCGTCGCGAACGCGAAGGCCAACGGCCGCGACGTCATCGAGCCGCAGGACCTGCCCATCACGAAGGGTCTGCAGGAGTCCATCCACGCCTTCGAGGCGATCGATGAGGAGGTGTCGTTGGACAGGATTCTCGAACAGCTGACGAGGCGCCCGCCGCTCGACCTCGCCTACAGCGAGGAGACGGAGGGGAGGCTGACCCGGATCGCCGGCGGTCTCGGCGTGGCGCTGGCCCGGACGTTCCGCATCCTCGACGAGAAGGTGAAGAACCCGCAGACCCGGCACTGGGAGCAGGCCGGCCGCGTCTTCGATGTGCTCCTGTAGCGCGCGTCACGGCTCCACGACGAAAGGGGCGCAGCGGATGCTGCGCCCCCTTTCGCTCGTCGGGTGAGCCGCTCGTCGGGTGAGCCGCTCGTCGGGTGAGCCGCTCGTCGGGTGAGCCGCTCGTTGGGTGAGCCGCAGTTCAGCGGCTGACGTACCCGCCGTCGGTGTCGTGCGCGAGCGTGTAGTAGCGCGTGCTGCCGGTCTGCGCCGACAGGGTCCACGCCCGCTCGGAGCGGCGGCCCGCCGGGCCGTACTCGACGACGATGCGCTCTGCGGCGGTGGGGAACTGCGAGGTCCACTGCGTGGGCGAGCCGAGGCCCTCCGCCTGGAGCACCACCTTCGGGCCGGCGCCCTGGGGGCGGGTGCTCAGCTCGGCCACCTCGGCGGCGTCGAGCCGGGCCTCGGTGATGGTGCGTGCGGTGAGTTGGGTGTTCATTCCGATCTCCAATATAACTAAACGGTTAGTTGTATAGTAGATCACATTCGTTCGGAAGGGAAGAGGGAGGTCCGGATCGATGGCCAGACGGTACGACCGGGATGAGAGCGTCCGCCTGCTGCTGGAAGCCAGCGCCGAGGAGTTCGCCCGCCACGGCGTCGGAGGGGCGCGCGTCGATCGCATCGCCGAGCGCGCCGAAGTCAACAAGGCGTCGATCTACTCCTACATCGGCAACAAGGACGAGCTGTTCCAGGCGGCGCTGCAGACCAAGCTCGGCCAGCTCGCGGACAGGGTCGCGATCGAGTCGGACGACCTCGCGGCCTACGCCGGCGACCTGTTCGACTTCCTCACCGCCGAGCCGGTGGTGGCCTGGCTGTTCGAGCAGGAGGGGCTCCACTACGGCACCGCCGATGTCCCCGCGCTCGCGGAGCGCTCCGGCTACTTCCAGTCGCGGGTCGCCGCGGTCCGTGACGCCCTCGGCGGCGACGGTGACGCCGAGGCGATCTACTTCTCCATCATCGCGATGTGCTACTGGTACGTGGCCGCGCCGCAGCTCGTGCGGATGGTGTTCGGCGGGGTCGCTCCGGAGGAGGCCAAGAGCCGCTACCGCAGCCACGTCGTCGCGACCGCCGCAGCCATGGTCGCCCACTGAGGCCGATCGGCGGCGGGGAATAGCAGGCGCGCCCACCGAGGGGTATCGTCCGCCCTGGCACCTCCGAGGGTGCTGACACCTCCGAGGGGTGACGGGGCGTCCTGACCACGAAGGAGAAGGACATGGACCTGAAGTTCGGCGTACTGGCACTGCTCGAAGCGAAGCCCGAGAAGGCGGCGGAGCTCAAGGAGTTCCTGATCGGCGGCAAAGCGGTCGTCGACGGCGAGCCCGGAACGCGCACGTGGTACGCGTTCCAGCTCGACGACACGCATTTCGGCATCTTCGACTCCTTCGCCGACGAGGATGCCCGGCGCGCGCACCTCGGCGGCGAGATCCCTCGAGCCCTCGGCGAGGTGGGGCCGGCGCTGCTGGCGAAGGACCCCGAGCTGAGCACGGTCGACCTTCTCGCCGTGAAGCACGAGCAGGACGGCGCGCGGTCCTAGACCGCGCCCGTGTCGTCGATGGCCACGAGTGTCGGCGTCATGCGCGGGAAGCGCGGAGGAGCGGACGCACCGGGAGGCGCGTGGTGGCGCGAGGTCGTGATCGTGGGCTGCGCGCTGCTCGTCAGCGTGGCGCTCCTGATCGCCTTCCATTCCCTCGGAGATCCGGCCTGGGTGCGCCGGTACGTGTCCCCGGTCCCGGGCTCCGACGCCGCGATCTGGCAGGTGCAGACGACCTTCCTGTCCGTGGGGTTCGCCGGGCTGACGATCGCGGCCCAGCTGTTCGCGGAGGCTCCCCTCGCGATCGGCACGTCCCGCAAGCGCATCCTGGCGTACATCGGCGCGAGCTGGTTCGTGACCGCCGGGCTCGCCGGGAACGCGGTGATGGCTCTCGAGTCCATCTGGCTGCCGAGCGCGACGGGTGTGGCGATCGCGTTCACGTGGCTCGCCGCGACCGCCGCCCTGCTGATGGTGTCCACGTCCCGGCTCACGCATCTCTTCGGGCACCCGTCCCGCCTCGACGAAGTCGTGCGGACCTCGCTGATCGAGACGCTGTCCGATCGGTTCGACCGGGTGGCGCGCCGGTACTCCGACGCGCGGAGCGGACTGGACGAACTCCTCACGCCGGAGTCGTCGCGCACCTCGACGGACTCCGTCTGGACGGTGTACGTCCCGGTGCCGCAGGCCGGGCGGGTCATCCGCACCATCGATCCGGAGGGCGTCCGCCAGGCGATCGCCTCGCTCGCGGCGTCCGGCGACGACGACCCGCCCCGGATCCTTCTGGACGTGCGCCCGGGGGACCGAACCCGGCTCGGGGCCGTGGCGTTCCGGATCGTCACGTCGAACCGGCTCGACGAGGCTGCGGCCGTCCGGATGGTTCAGCTCCTCCAGTCGAGCATCGAGCTGGAGCCGCCGGGAGCGGTCACGGCGTACGAGGAGACCGAGCACGAGATCGCCACGCTGATGGACGCCATCGGCACCAACCTGCGCTCCGGTGCCCTGGCGACCGCGGAGCGGGCGCTGGAACTCCTCGGGCAGATCGTGCAGGGCGTCTGGATGACCGGACTCGACCGCTCCACGGCCGACCGGGCGTCGGTGACCCGCGGGAGCGGACTCCTCCAGAGCATCGTCGATGTGGAGCAGGACGTCCTGCTCTCCCCCCAGGTGGCCCAGGTGTTCGTCACCGCGACGACGAGCCGGACCCTGGAGGCCGCGGCGACGGGTTCGGGGGAGTACATCGAGGAATGCCTTCGGAGTTTCATGCGGCAGTGGTCCGACATCCTCCAGCGCGGAGGGCCGGAATTCGAGGCGCTGCCCGTTCGCATCGTCGCGTGCGTCCAGAACCTCACGCTGTACTCGGACCCCTCCGCGAGCGAGCCCCACGCCCTGCGGTCCCGCGGCACGTGGGCGATGGTCGAACTGGTCAAACTCGCCCTCGACGCCCGGCGGCCGGACATCGCGACGATCGCGGCGGGAGAGCTCAGGCGGCTCTTCGAATTGGACCCGGACGGGGCGGCGCGCTCCGAGGTCCGGGCCGGTCTCCTGGTCCTCTCCGGGTGGCTCCGCTACCTCGCCGAGACGAACGATCCCCGCTCGGCCACGGACCCGGGGCTCGTGGCGGCCCTGGTCTCGGACGGATCCGCAGGCGACATCCTCGCGGCCCGCGACATCGTGGAGGGCGGGACGCCGTTCAGCCGATGGGACAAGTGGGAGGCGAGCAGGGCCGCGTCCGGGAGCGTCCAGCCTTCGGAGCTGCCCGGCTTCATCGAACGGGCGCAGGTGACGGCGCTCGCCGCGGCCGCCTCCGGCCCGGATCGACCGACCGGCCCAGCGCGACCGACGGGCGCAGCTCGACCGACGGGCGCAGCTCGACCGACGGGCGCGGATCACACCGAGGGCGCGGATCAGCCGAAGTAGTCGGTGAGCGAGGCCCGCGCTCGAATGGCGATGTGCAGATTCAAGCGGGACTCCGGGTCATTGAGGTCCCGGCCGCTCACGTCGCGGATCCTGCTGAGACGGTAGCGCAGGGTGCTCCGGTGGATGACCAGCGCAGCAGACGTCCGATCGTAGTTCCCACCTGCCTCGAGATAGGCGCCCAGGGTGCGCACCAGTTCGGTGCGGTGCTTCCGGTCGTGCTCGACGAGCTCGCCGAGCCACTCGGCGATGTAGCGCTCCAGCGCCGCACCGCTGTCCGAGGTGTCGAGAATGCGGAGGAGGCCGAGATCGTCGTGATTCGAGAGCCCGAGCGGCTGCCGGGACTCGGCCCGGATGCGCAGTGCGCGGCCGGCCTCGGCGAACGAACGGGGCAGGTCTTCGGCGGTGCCCCGGCCGCCGACGCCGATCGTGCCGCGCACGCTGGTCAGGGCGGCCGACACCCTGTCGTAGAGCCGCGAGAGGTCGGGGCCGTCCGGGACGACGGCGAGCGTCGCTTCCGGGCGCCGCGAGACCAGCGCGGGCACATGCATCGCAGCCAGCTGATGGCGGACGGCGGCACTCACGTCCACTCCGTTCGGAGCGGGCGACTCCCAGGCGACGAGTACCGCGCGTTGGAGGCTGCCGAGGTCGAAGTGGAGCGCCTCGGCGCGAGCCAGAGCGTCGACGACCTCGCCTCCCGCCACGAGATCGTCCGCCAGCTCGCGACCGAGGCGGAGCTCGACCTCGGCGAGGCTCCGCCGGTGGGCGAGTTCCACGGCGATGGCGGCGGAGGCGTACTCGACCGCGAAGCGGTCGTCGTCGCTCCGGTTGTCGTCGGGATCGTAGATCCCGAAGACGCCGAGCGTCTCACCGCCGGACCGGATGGCGACCGATCGCCAGGCGCTCGACCGGCCGCCCGCCGAGAGGTTCTCGACGGGCATCGACCCGGGCGGCCCCGCGGCGCCCGCGGCGGTGACGAGGGCGAGCTCGTTTCCGAAGGAGTCCTGGAGCACGACCGAACGCCCGGTGAGGATGCTCACGGTCTCGACGATCTGCGCTTCCCCGTTCCTCGACCCGGCCGCTGCGACGATCGAATCGCGGATGCGCTGCTGTGCGTTCAGCTTGACGATCGTGGCGGCCATCGTACGGTTCGACGCCACTTGCGCTTCTCCGAGACGACGGAGCTCACGTGCCTGGTGTCGCTCGCGGTGGATGAGCTCGGCCGCAGCGAGCGCCGCTCCGGTGGGCTCGGCGAGCGCGTGCAGCAGGAAGAGCTGAGCACTCGACGGCTCCGCCGCGGCCTGGAGGGCGAAGGCGCCCTTCAGCTTCCCGCCGCCGCGGAAGAAGAGGGCGTAGCGCCACCCTTCCTCGCTCGAGAGGACCCCGCTGGCTCCCGCGCGCGCCTCCACGAGCAGATCGAGCGGACGGTCCGGTTTGCCCGAACGGCGGACGAGGCGTCCGCGGGAGGCGACGTAGACGGCCGCGACCGCGCATGCGGCGATCTCCATGACGGAGGCTTCCGCGAGTCGCAGCGTCTCCCGGGTGGACGGGTGCTCGAACATCCGGGAGCCCACTCGGAAGATGTCGTACAGGCCGGGGGGCCCGTCGGCGCCGGGGTAGGGCTGCGCCTCGGATTCCGGATCTCTCGATGCGCTCATCCGCCCTCTCCCGCGCGGCTCACCGTAGCACTCATCGGTTCGACTCGACAGTGCAACGAGCGGGTCTTCTTTGGTCCTGCGGGGTCGAAGCGCTGCGCCGGGCCACCGGCGGACACTCGCATCGAGTGGATCGCGAGCGATCGAGGAGGTGGTCCCGGTGGCCCTGATGCGGTTCGACACCCTCCGCGATGTGGATCGAGCGGTCGAGCAGGCGCTCGGCGTCAACCGCAGAACCTATGCGGTGCCGCTGGAGGCGTATCGGCGGGGCGGTCAGTACATCGTGATAGCCGATGTGCCGGGGGTGGACATCCGCGACGTCGATGTCCGCGTGGAGCGCAACATCGTCACGATCACCGTCCAGCGCCGGCCGAAGTTCGCAGAAGGCGATCACGTCCTCATCGACGAGCGCCCCCGCGGCGAGTTCGTCCGGCAGCTCTTCCTCGGCGACAGCCTCGACTCGTCCCGGCTGGTGGCGCATCTGGGCAGCGGGGTGCTGACCCTGCTCGTCCCGGTCGACGAGTCCAGCGAATCACGGCAGGTGAACATCTCATCGTCGGAGGGCGCGGACGATCGCCCGATCACCCCGACGGGCCACGAAGGAGGAGCAACCCATGGCTAAGGCAGTCGGAATCGACCTCGGCACCACGAACTCGGTGATCGCGGTCTGGGAGGGCGGCGAGGCGAGAGTCACCCCGAACAGCGAAGGCGCCCGCACCACCCCGTCCGTCGTCGCGTTCACCGACACCGGAGAGCGGCTCGTCGGGCAGCTCGCCCGGCGCCAGGCGATCCTGAACCCGAAGGGGACCATCTCTTCGGCCAAGCGGTTCATCGGGCGCTCCTTCGACGAGATCGGCGAGGAGGCCAAGGCGGTCGGCTTCGACGTCGTCGCAGGCCCGAACGGCGAAGCCCGCTTCGACGTGCGCGGCAAGCTCTACGCACCGGAGGAGATCAGCGCACTCGTCCTGCGGAAGCTCGCGGACGACGCAGCCAAGTTCCTCGGTGAGAAGGTCACGGAGGCGGTCATCACCGTTCCGGCGTACTTCAACGATGCGCAGCGCACGGCGACGAGGGACGCCGGCCGGATCGCGGGTCTCGAGGTGCTGCGCATCATCAACGAGCCGACAGCGGCGGCCTTGGCCTACGGGTTGGACAAGAAGGAGCACGAGACGGTCCTGGTGTTCGACCTCGGCGGCGGCACCTTCGACGTCAGCCTGCTCGACGTGGGCGACGGCGTGGTCGAGGTGCGCTCGACCGCCGGGGACACGCACCTCGGCGGAGACGACTTCGACCGCCGGGTGGTGGACTACCTCGCCGACGAGTTCCAGAAGGAGAACGGGATCGATCTGCGCAACGACCCCCAGGCCCTGCAGCGGCTGTTCGAAGCGGCGGAGAAGGCGAAGGTCGAGCTCAGCTCGGTGAGCCAGACCCAGGTGAGCCTGCCGTTCATCACCGCGGACGCCTCCGGCCCCAAGCACCTGACGACCACGCTCAAGCGCGCCACCTTCGAGAACATCACCGCCGACCTGGTCGAGCGCTGCCTCGGCCCGGTGCGCCAGGCGATGCAGGACGCGAAGGTCACCGAGAACGACATCGACGAGGTCATCCTCGTCGGAGGGTCGACCCGCATCCCGGCGGTGCAGGACCTCGTGAAGCGCCTCACCGGCGGCAAAGACCCGAACATGACGGTGAACCCGGACGAAGTCGTCGCCATCGGCGCGGCCATCCAGGCCGGCGTGCTGAAGGGCGAGGTCAGCGATGTCCTCCTGCTCGACGTGACCCCGCTCTCGCTGGGCGTCGAGACGCGCGGCGGGGTGATGACGCCGATCATCGAGCGCAACACCACCATCCCCGCGCGCCGGAGCGAAGTGTTCTCCACTGCCCAGGACAACCAGGACTCGGTCGAGATCGTCGTGCTCCAGGGCGAGCGCGAGCGCGCAGCGGACAACCGCGTCCTGGGTCGGTTCTCGCTGACCGGGATCCGGCCGGCGCCACGGGGGGAGCCGCAGATCGAGGTCACGTTCGACATCGACGCGAACGGGATCCTCAATGTCACCGCTCGCGACAAGGACACCGGGGCGGAGCAGGGCATCACCATCAGCGGGACCACCAACCTGGATCAGGCGGAGATCGACCGGATGGTGCGCGAGGCCGAGCAGAATCGTGCCGAGGATCAGCGGCTGCGCGAGGACATCGATGCGCGGAACGAGCTGGACGCCGCCGCCTACCGGGTGGAGCGGGCGCTCGCGGAGCACGGCGACTCCGCGCCGGCCCACGAGCGGTCGCGGGCCGAGCTGCTGGTCGGACAGGCCAGGGACGCGGTCGAACGGGAGGTCTCCGCCTCCGAGGCGCGCGAGTTGACGAGCGAGCTGCGGCAGGTGGACGCCGCACTGTCCGTCGCCCGCCCGGCTCCGGGTGCGACGGCCTCGGACGCCGCGCCCGAGGTGGACGACGACGATGTCGTCGACGCCGACTTCGACCGGAACTGACGGACGCCGGGACATGGACACCTCGGACGCGCGGAGCGCGGAGAGCGTGGAGGAGCCCGACCCGGGCGGCCGGCCGAGCGCGACGGACGAGCCGCCGGCGACCGACGAGCCGCCCGCGGCGCCGCCCGACGAACGGGACGCCCGTCTCGCCGACCTGGAGGACCGCTGGCGCCGCGCCGCCGCCGACCTGGACAACGTGCGGAAGCGGACAGCGCGCGAAGTCGCCCTCGTCCGGGACGCGGAGCGCGCTCGCGCCGCATCCGTCTTCCTCCCCGTCGTGGACGGCCTCACGGATGCGCTCGCCTACGCGAAGCAGGTGAGCGACCCGCTGACCGAAGGGATCGAGTCGATCCGGGAGCAGGCCATCGTCGCCCTCGAACGGCTCGGCTACCCCCGCATCGACGAGGTGGGCGTGCCGTTCGACCCGCGCATCCACGAGGTCGTGTCGGTCGTCGACACGGACGAGGTGGCGCCGCAGACGGTGGTGGCCGTCGCCCGGCTCGGCTTCGGCGCGCCGGAGCGGCTGCTGCGCCCGGCGAGCGTCGTCGTGGCCCGGGCCCGGGAGTGACGCCGTGGCGGACGACTACTACCAGCTGCTGGGAGTCTCGCGGAACGCCGACGCCAAGGAGATCCAGCGCGCGTACCGCAAACTGGCCCGCACGTACCACCCCGACGTCAACAAGCAGGCCGGCGCAGAGGACACGTTCAAGAAGATCAGCGAGGCCTACCACGTGCTGGCGGACCCCGAGTCGCGGGCCCAGTACGACCGGTTCGGGCCGGAGTTCCGGCGCTACGCGGAGGCGGAACGCGAGTACGCCTCGCAGGGCGCCGGAAGCGGAGGCGCGGGCGGCGGCGGACGAGCGCGCACACGCGCCCGGCCGGGGCCGTCGGGGTTCAGCTGGTCGAGCGCGCAGGCCGGAGCGGGTCCGGGCGGCGCATCGGTCGACTGGGAGGACCTCTTCGGCGACGTCTTCGGCTCGATGCGCGGGATGGACTCCGAGGCCGAGCTCGAGCTCACCGTCGAGGAGGCGTTCCGGGGCGGTCCACGCACGGTCGTCCTCGCCGGTCCCGACGGCGACCGTCAGACCTTCGAGCTGCAGATACCGCCCGGCGCACTGGACGGGCAGCGCATCCGCGTCTCCGGGGGTGGACGACCCGGGCGGCAGGACGGCGGGGCGGGCGACCTCGTGATCACGCTCCGGGTCAAGCCGGACCGGCGACTCCGGCTCGACGGCAAGAACATCGAGATGGACCTCCTGATCTCGCCGTGGGAGGCCGCCCTCGGCGCCAGTGTCCGGACGCGCGCGCCCGGCGGCCCGATCACCGTGCGGGTCCCGCCCGGCTCGTCGAGCGGACGCCGGCTGCGGCTGAAGGGCCAGGGGATGCCTCAGCAGGGAGGAAAGCCGGGGGACCTGTTCGCGAAGGTGAAGATCATGGTCCCTCCGCATCCCACGGCTCGCGAGCGCGAGCTCTTCGAGCAGCTGCAGCGCGAGTCCGGCTTCGATCCGAGGTCGTCGTCATGAGTTCCCCTCTGCTCCCCGTGATCCCGCCCCGGCTCGACCTCGGGATGGTCGCGGTCGCCGCGTCCGTCCATCCCGAGCTGGTCCGCCGGTTCGTCGAGCTCGGCCTCATCCGCGCCGGCACGGACGCGTCGGGCCGGCTGTGGTTCACCCCGGACGCACCCGAGCAGGTGCGGCGGATCGTGCGGCTGCACGCCGACCTGTCGCTCAACTACGCCGCTGTCGCACTCGTCATCGACCTGCTCGCCCGGATCGACGTGCTCGAGGCGCAGCGGACGATCATCCGCCCCGGAAGGGAGACTCCGCCATGGAGATGAACAAGCTGACCCAGAAGTCCCAGGAGGCGCTCCAGGAGGCCCAGAGCATCGCGAGCCGGAACGGGCAGACCGAGACCGAGAACGAGCACCTCCTGCTCGCCTTGCTCACCCAGGACGGCGGCCTGATCCCGCGGCTGCTCGAAGCGGCCGGGGTCGACCTGACCGTTCTCCTCACGGAGGTGCAGCAGGCGATCGAACGGAAGCCGCGGACGACCGGCCCGGGGGCGACTCCCGGTCAGGTGTACCTTTCGAGGACGCTCTCGGCGACCCTCGACCGTGCCGAGCGGGAGGCGAACCGGCTGAAGGACTCCTACGTCTCGGTCGAGCACCTGCTGCTGGCGCTCGCCGACGATCCCAGTGGAGGGGCCGCCGCGCGTCTCCTGCAGAGCAACGGGGTGACGCGGGAGAGCTTCCTCCGGGCGCTGACGGCGGTCCGCGGCAATCAGCACGTGAACTCGGCGACCCCCGAGCAGACCTACGAGGCACTGGAGAAGTACGGCCGTGACCTGGTCGCCGACGCCCGGGCGGGCCGCCTCGATCCGGTCATCGGCCGCGACACGGAGATCCGCCGCGTCATCCAGATCCTGTCGCGCAAGTCGAAGAACAACCCGGTGCTGA of Leifsonia shinshuensis contains these proteins:
- a CDS encoding class I SAM-dependent methyltransferase codes for the protein MGRVGARVLSALARFSAQHPWSHNDAYGPWVLWHARRTRRGGSAALDVGCGTGNLVRKLAGVMGEVTGIEQDTGTAARARANLAHIDNADVREESFDLSPDEQPRYDLVSFVAVLHHLPLEPALRAARSVLRPGGCLVIVGLARETPADLPRSLASVFLNAAVGAVRHPRRAVAEPENMTAPTAEPLETFEQIEAVARDVLPGVKMRRRLFWRYTAVWVAPAAGFGATVG
- a CDS encoding chaperone modulator CbpM; the protein is MSSPLLPVIPPRLDLGMVAVAASVHPELVRRFVELGLIRAGTDASGRLWFTPDAPEQVRRIVRLHADLSLNYAAVALVIDLLARIDVLEAQRTIIRPGRETPPWR
- a CDS encoding TetR/AcrR family transcriptional regulator; the protein is MARRYDRDESVRLLLEASAEEFARHGVGGARVDRIAERAEVNKASIYSYIGNKDELFQAALQTKLGQLADRVAIESDDLAAYAGDLFDFLTAEPVVAWLFEQEGLHYGTADVPALAERSGYFQSRVAAVRDALGGDGDAEAIYFSIIAMCYWYVAAPQLVRMVFGGVAPEEAKSRYRSHVVATAAAMVAH
- a CDS encoding Hsp20/alpha crystallin family protein; translation: MRFDTLRDVDRAVEQALGVNRRTYAVPLEAYRRGGQYIVIADVPGVDIRDVDVRVERNIVTITVQRRPKFAEGDHVLIDERPRGEFVRQLFLGDSLDSSRLVAHLGSGVLTLLVPVDESSESRQVNISSSEGADDRPITPTGHEGGATHG
- a CDS encoding nucleotide exchange factor GrpE, with protein sequence MDTSDARSAESVEEPDPGGRPSATDEPPATDEPPAAPPDERDARLADLEDRWRRAAADLDNVRKRTAREVALVRDAERARAASVFLPVVDGLTDALAYAKQVSDPLTEGIESIREQAIVALERLGYPRIDEVGVPFDPRIHEVVSVVDTDEVAPQTVVAVARLGFGAPERLLRPASVVVARARE
- a CDS encoding PucR family transcriptional regulator; the encoded protein is MSASRDPESEAQPYPGADGPPGLYDIFRVGSRMFEHPSTRETLRLAEASVMEIAACAVAAVYVASRGRLVRRSGKPDRPLDLLVEARAGASGVLSSEEGWRYALFFRGGGKLKGAFALQAAAEPSSAQLFLLHALAEPTGAALAAAELIHRERHQARELRRLGEAQVASNRTMAATIVKLNAQQRIRDSIVAAAGSRNGEAQIVETVSILTGRSVVLQDSFGNELALVTAAGAAGPPGSMPVENLSAGGRSSAWRSVAIRSGGETLGVFGIYDPDDNRSDDDRFAVEYASAAIAVELAHRRSLAEVELRLGRELADDLVAGGEVVDALARAEALHFDLGSLQRAVLVAWESPAPNGVDVSAAVRHQLAAMHVPALVSRRPEATLAVVPDGPDLSRLYDRVSAALTSVRGTIGVGGRGTAEDLPRSFAEAGRALRIRAESRQPLGLSNHDDLGLLRILDTSDSGAALERYIAEWLGELVEHDRKHRTELVRTLGAYLEAGGNYDRTSAALVIHRSTLRYRLSRIRDVSGRDLNDPESRLNLHIAIRARASLTDYFG
- the dnaK gene encoding molecular chaperone DnaK, with product MAKAVGIDLGTTNSVIAVWEGGEARVTPNSEGARTTPSVVAFTDTGERLVGQLARRQAILNPKGTISSAKRFIGRSFDEIGEEAKAVGFDVVAGPNGEARFDVRGKLYAPEEISALVLRKLADDAAKFLGEKVTEAVITVPAYFNDAQRTATRDAGRIAGLEVLRIINEPTAAALAYGLDKKEHETVLVFDLGGGTFDVSLLDVGDGVVEVRSTAGDTHLGGDDFDRRVVDYLADEFQKENGIDLRNDPQALQRLFEAAEKAKVELSSVSQTQVSLPFITADASGPKHLTTTLKRATFENITADLVERCLGPVRQAMQDAKVTENDIDEVILVGGSTRIPAVQDLVKRLTGGKDPNMTVNPDEVVAIGAAIQAGVLKGEVSDVLLLDVTPLSLGVETRGGVMTPIIERNTTIPARRSEVFSTAQDNQDSVEIVVLQGERERAADNRVLGRFSLTGIRPAPRGEPQIEVTFDIDANGILNVTARDKDTGAEQGITISGTTNLDQAEIDRMVREAEQNRAEDQRLREDIDARNELDAAAYRVERALAEHGDSAPAHERSRAELLVGQARDAVEREVSASEARELTSELRQVDAALSVARPAPGATASDAAPEVDDDDVVDADFDRN
- a CDS encoding DnaJ C-terminal domain-containing protein, whose product is MADDYYQLLGVSRNADAKEIQRAYRKLARTYHPDVNKQAGAEDTFKKISEAYHVLADPESRAQYDRFGPEFRRYAEAEREYASQGAGSGGAGGGGRARTRARPGPSGFSWSSAQAGAGPGGASVDWEDLFGDVFGSMRGMDSEAELELTVEEAFRGGPRTVVLAGPDGDRQTFELQIPPGALDGQRIRVSGGGRPGRQDGGAGDLVITLRVKPDRRLRLDGKNIEMDLLISPWEAALGASVRTRAPGGPITVRVPPGSSSGRRLRLKGQGMPQQGGKPGDLFAKVKIMVPPHPTARERELFEQLQRESGFDPRSSS
- a CDS encoding putative quinol monooxygenase, with amino-acid sequence MDLKFGVLALLEAKPEKAAELKEFLIGGKAVVDGEPGTRTWYAFQLDDTHFGIFDSFADEDARRAHLGGEIPRALGEVGPALLAKDPELSTVDLLAVKHEQDGARS
- a CDS encoding DUF1931 family protein translates to MELFGIASLERFFREAAGLDVDKDDLRRFDDFVNDRLYDLLLRGVANAKANGRDVIEPQDLPITKGLQESIHAFEAIDEEVSLDRILEQLTRRPPLDLAYSEETEGRLTRIAGGLGVALARTFRILDEKVKNPQTRHWEQAGRVFDVLL